The Populus nigra chromosome 14, ddPopNigr1.1, whole genome shotgun sequence genome has a segment encoding these proteins:
- the LOC133672944 gene encoding cytochrome P450 726A27-like translates to MEQVFQFIQILVPFLLLIFTVLRLWKKSQGNNSSTPPPPPGPWKLPLIGNLHQLLGSLPHHVLRDMAKKYGPVMQLQIGEVPTVIISSPEAAKEAMKTHEINFVDRPCLLVAKVMYYNSKDIGFAPYGDYWRQMKKVCVLELLSAKRVKSFRSIREEEVSNFIRTIYSRAGSPINLSKMMFDLLNGITARASVGKKYKHQEAFLPIIEQVIEAIGGTNIADVFPSSKLLYMISRFRSRLERTHQDADMILENIIYEHRVCREVAKTDERSEAEDLLDVLLNLQNHGDLGFPLTTDSIKATILELFTAGSDTSSTLMEWTMSEMFRNPRVMRKAQEEVRQVFSNTEDVDETSLHNLKFLKLIIKETLRLHPPAPFIPRECNKTCEINGYVIQAKSKVMINAWAIGRDSDHWTEAEKFYPERFLDSSIDYKGTNFEFIPFGAGKRMCPGILFGIATVELPLAQLLYHFDWKLPNGDLLEDLDMNEVFGGTVRRKHQLNLIPIPFYPSPLQ, encoded by the exons ATGGAGCAAGTATTCCAGTTTATCCAGATCCTTGTACCTTTCCTTCTCTTAATCTTCACAGTTCTGAGATTATGGAAGAAATCACAAGGTAACAACTCATCaactccacctccacctcctgGACCATGGAAATTACCCTTAATTGGAAACCTTCACCAGCTACTTGGCTCTCTACCCCATCATGTCCTAAGAGACATGGCCAAAAAATATGGACCAGTCATGCAACTTCAAATTGGAGAAGTTCCCACTGTCATTATATCATCACCAGAAGCAGCAAAAGAAGCAATGAAAACCCATGAGATCAACTTTGTCGACAGACCTTGTCTCCTTGTTGCAAAAGTCATGTATTACAACAGCAAGGACATTGGCTTTGCCCCATATGGAGACTATTGGAGACAAATGAAGAAGGTTTGCGTATTGGAGCTACTTAGCGCGAAACGTGTAAAATCATTCAGATCAATCAGGGAAGAAGAGGtatcaaattttattagaaCCATTTATTCAAGAGCAGGTTCGCCAATCAACCTTAGCAAAATGatgtttgatttattaaatGGCATCACTGCAAGAGCAAGTGTTGGTAAGAAATACAAGCACCAAGAAGCATTCTTACCAATTATTGAGCAAGTGATAGAGGCAATAGGAGGTACGAATATTGCAGATGTATTCCCTTCCTCTAAGCTGCTGTACATGATCAGCAGGTTTAGGTCTAGGCTCGAAAGGACGCATCAAGACGCAGATATGATCCTAGAAAACATTATATATGAACATAGAGTCTGCAGGGAAGTGGCAAAGACTGATGAAAGGAGTGAAGCGGAGGATCTTCTGGATGTTCTTTTGAATCTCCAGAATCACGGGGACCTTGGATTCCCTTTGACAACAGACAGCATCAAAGCAACCATCCTG GAACTATTCACCGCTGGGAGTGATACATCATCAACATTAATGGAATGGACAATGTCCGAAATGTTTAGAAATCCGAGGGTAATGCGAAAGGCACAAGAGGAAGTGAGGCAAGTCTTTAGTAATACTGAGGATGTTGATGAAACAAGTCTTCACAATTTGAAATTCTTGAAGCTGATTATCAAAGAAACTCTGAGACTACATCCTCCAGCTCCTTTTATTCCAAGAGAATGCAACAAGACGTGCGAGATTAATGGATATGTCATACAGGCCAAAAGTAAAGTGATGATCAATGCGTGGGCTATTGGAAGAGATTCTGATCATTGGACTGAAGCTGAGAAATTCTATCCAGAGAGATTCCTAGATAGTTCGATTGATTATAAGGGTACTAATTTTGAATTCATCCCATTTGGTGCTGGGAAGAGGATGTGTCCTGGCATTTTATTTGGTATAGCTACTGTCGAGCTTCCACTTGCGCAGCTGCTATACCATTTCGATTGGAAACTTCCAAACGGAGACCTTTTAGAAGATCTCGACATGAATGAAGTTTTTGGGGGCACGGTTAGAAGGAAACATCAACTCAACTTGATTCCCATTCCCTTTTATCCTTCGCCCTTGCAATGA